The following are from one region of the Achromobacter xylosoxidans genome:
- the pgsA gene encoding CDP-diacylglycerol--glycerol-3-phosphate 3-phosphatidyltransferase, whose amino-acid sequence MPINVPIILTWLRIAMIPLVVGLFYLPESWMSVPVRDTFAAWAFIIAALTDWFDGWLARRWNQTSAFGAFLDPVADKLMVCAALIVLLDLSRVDAFISLIIIGREITISALREWMAKIGASASVAVHRLGKFKTAAQMVAIPCLLYNQPIYGISARLLGDVLIIVAAVLTVWSMLYYLQRAWPAIREKAM is encoded by the coding sequence ATGCCAATTAATGTACCCATTATCCTGACATGGCTGCGCATCGCCATGATTCCGCTGGTGGTCGGGCTGTTCTACCTGCCCGAAAGCTGGATGTCGGTCCCTGTACGCGACACTTTCGCCGCCTGGGCTTTCATTATTGCGGCGTTGACCGACTGGTTCGATGGCTGGCTGGCCCGCCGCTGGAACCAGACCTCGGCGTTCGGAGCCTTCCTGGATCCTGTCGCCGACAAGCTGATGGTCTGCGCGGCCCTGATCGTCCTGCTGGACCTCAGCCGCGTCGACGCCTTTATTTCCCTGATCATCATCGGCCGTGAAATCACGATTTCCGCGCTGCGCGAATGGATGGCCAAGATCGGCGCCAGCGCCAGCGTGGCGGTGCACCGGCTGGGCAAGTTCAAGACCGCCGCGCAGATGGTGGCGATTCCGTGCCTGCTGTACAACCAGCCGATCTACGGCATCAGCGCCCGCCTGCTGGGCGATGTGCTGATCATCGTGGCGGCGGTGCTGACGGTGTGGTCGATGCTGTATTACCTGCAGCGCGCCTGGCCCGCCATCCGCGAAAAGGCCATGTAG
- the uvrC gene encoding excinuclease ABC subunit UvrC: MPDDFNLKSFLADLPHLPGVYRHLDAAGEVMYVGKARDLKKRVSSYFQKNLASPRIAQMVAKVARLEVTVTRSEAEALILENNLIKTLKPRYNILFRDDKSYPYLLITGHDWPRIAYYRGATNKRGQYFGPFPNAWAVRETIQILQKVFRLRTCEDSVFANRSRPCLLHQIGRCSAPCVGAIEAADYERDVQRAVRFLNGEAKDVMGEIESRMQQAAGELRFEEAAALRDQMGSLARVLHQQTMENVSGEDTDIIAVAIAGGKVCVNLAMVRGGRHLGDKPFFPTHAEGEAAPQVLEAFVAQHYTDNAMPPVLVCSHALPDPDLIGLLVEQAGGRPSRVLTRPQGARRAWLEQAGKNAEMALARALTESGARAARTLALAEALDLDTDEAALDALRIECFDISHTAGEATQASCVVFEHHDMQPSLYRRYNIAGITPGDDYAAMRQVLSRRFAKVADGEAPMPGLVLIDGGKGQVEVARQVFVELGLDIQTLVGVAKGEGRKVGLETLVFADARPPVALGGESAALMLIAQVRDEAHRFAITGMRARRAKARNVSRLEEIEGIGARRRQRLLARFGGFSGVASASIEDLASVDGISQDLAIRIYEALR; the protein is encoded by the coding sequence ATGCCCGACGACTTCAATCTCAAATCGTTCCTGGCTGACCTGCCGCATCTGCCGGGCGTTTACCGGCATCTGGATGCGGCCGGCGAGGTCATGTATGTCGGCAAGGCGCGCGATCTGAAAAAGCGCGTCTCGTCGTATTTCCAGAAGAACCTGGCCAGTCCCCGCATCGCCCAGATGGTGGCGAAGGTGGCGCGGCTGGAGGTGACGGTGACGCGCTCCGAAGCGGAAGCGCTGATCCTCGAAAACAACCTCATCAAGACGCTGAAGCCGCGCTACAACATCCTGTTCCGCGACGACAAGTCTTATCCCTACCTGCTGATCACCGGCCATGACTGGCCGCGCATCGCCTATTACCGCGGCGCCACCAACAAGCGCGGGCAGTATTTCGGGCCGTTCCCCAACGCCTGGGCCGTGCGCGAGACCATCCAGATCCTGCAGAAGGTATTCCGCCTGCGGACCTGTGAGGACTCGGTTTTCGCCAACCGTTCGCGGCCCTGTCTGCTGCATCAGATCGGGCGCTGTTCGGCGCCCTGCGTCGGCGCGATCGAGGCCGCCGACTACGAGCGCGACGTGCAGCGCGCCGTGCGCTTCCTCAACGGGGAAGCCAAGGACGTGATGGGTGAAATCGAAAGCCGGATGCAGCAGGCCGCCGGCGAACTGCGCTTCGAGGAAGCGGCGGCGCTGCGCGATCAGATGGGGTCGCTGGCGCGCGTGCTGCACCAGCAGACCATGGAGAACGTCAGCGGCGAGGACACCGACATCATCGCGGTGGCGATCGCGGGCGGCAAGGTCTGCGTCAATCTGGCCATGGTGCGGGGCGGCCGCCATCTGGGCGACAAGCCGTTCTTTCCCACGCACGCCGAAGGCGAAGCCGCGCCGCAGGTGCTGGAGGCTTTCGTCGCCCAGCACTACACCGACAATGCCATGCCGCCGGTGCTGGTCTGTTCGCACGCCTTGCCGGATCCCGACCTGATCGGCCTGTTGGTCGAGCAGGCTGGCGGCCGGCCTTCGCGCGTGTTGACACGCCCGCAAGGCGCGCGCCGCGCCTGGCTGGAGCAGGCGGGCAAAAACGCCGAGATGGCCCTGGCTCGCGCCTTGACCGAATCCGGCGCCCGCGCCGCCCGCACCTTGGCGCTGGCCGAAGCGCTGGACCTGGACACGGACGAAGCGGCGCTCGACGCGTTGCGCATCGAATGCTTCGACATCAGCCACACGGCCGGCGAAGCAACCCAGGCGTCCTGCGTGGTGTTCGAACACCACGACATGCAGCCGTCGCTTTACCGCCGCTACAACATCGCCGGCATCACGCCGGGCGACGATTACGCCGCGATGCGCCAGGTGCTGAGCCGCCGCTTCGCCAAGGTGGCGGACGGCGAGGCGCCCATGCCAGGCCTGGTGCTGATCGACGGCGGCAAGGGCCAGGTGGAAGTCGCCCGCCAGGTGTTCGTGGAACTGGGCCTGGATATCCAGACATTGGTAGGCGTAGCCAAGGGGGAAGGGCGCAAGGTCGGCCTGGAAACCCTGGTGTTCGCCGACGCCCGCCCGCCGGTGGCGCTGGGCGGCGAATCCGCCGCGCTGATGCTGATCGCGCAGGTGCGCGACGAAGCCCACCGCTTCGCCATCACCGGCATGCGCGCCCGCCGCGCCAAGGCCCGCAACGTCTCTCGCCTGGAAGAAATAGAAGGCATCGGCGCCCGCCGCCGCCAGCGCCTGCTGGCCCGCTTCGGCGGCTTCTCCGGCGTGGCCTCGGCCAGCATCGAAGACCTGGCCTCGGTCGACGGCATCTCCCAAGACCTCGCGATCCGCATCTATGAAGCGCTGCGGTAA